The genomic interval GTCTGAGCCAATAACACCCGAGCAAACATTAACATTACAATAGCACTTTTCATGTACAAAACATCTACGTTGGATTTCCAAAATCTTGAAAACTTAAACACAAGATAAGAATGATAAAGATAAAATTTTGTAACTAATGGTGCCATAAAAAAAGATACGAGAAACCTTATGATGATATTCAGAGCAAAATTGAACAAGTCACATACAACGGAAATATGGAAGATGCCAGATGATAAGGTCATTATTCCAACGATCTGGCAAATATCGTGCAATAGCAGGTAACAACGTCGccctgaaaataaaataaaataaatgttGCACTATAATTTAAATTGCAAAGGATAAAACTAAAACTAACAATAATATAGCAGTTTAAACTAAAGTACTAAACAGATGAGAAAAGGACATACGAGAGAGCGATAATTCcaagaacaaagaaatagCACGTCAAAACAGCATTAACCAAGTCTTTGGATAAGAACTTGAAGAGTAAAAACAGTGACAACAGCATCGCACTCCCAACAAACGGGAAACGCATGGCATGTTCATTAGACATCGTCTCCTGCACGATTGAAGGAGCACTATTACAAATTTTCCAGGCATTGTAATCAAGAGAACAACAGATACATAAGTAAACAGATAAAAGAAGCAGCTGTGCTTACTGTGGGGGGAGTTGGCTTCACAGACCGGTAGCATCCCACAAAAACTGTGAGACATGCAGTCAAAACTACATTTAAGTTTGGATCTACCTTCACAACAAGTGGTGCTAACGTTAAACCTGCATATAAAAGAAACATAGTCAAGCTCACTTCTTGTAGGCACTACAAACTTTTAACATAAAGCTAGTTAATACCAAATGATATCGAGGGGCCCCTTAATTCACATATAAACACTAGTCACTACTATTAAGGGATAGCTCATTAATCTTCTAGCATGCAAGCACATGCATTGTAAATTTCACTAGACACATAAGAATCTATTGCACTTATTACACTGAAATCAGTCACAGGCAGGGGCGGATCTAGGGCATTGgtgaggggggggggggggaaatACTTACCTAAGTACATGCCATATATTCATATGGTGTAGTTTTGCATGCTTGGTTTTGAAGTTTTGTTAATATCAAGCCCGCCCAAGATCAAACCCAACAAATGCATATTTGTGTCTATTTTTCCATTTACTTCCAATCTTCCTTGATTTCTTCAACATGTAAttaatctattttattttcattgtgCATGAATTTTGATTAAGGTCTTTGATAAATTCCAAAAATTTCCTTTTGCAATTGACTAAACTTATGACAATTTTTAATGGATTTCTATTTTCACATCAACAAGGTATACATTTAATGTATTATAGTTGAATATTTTATGCACTATAAATTTTTATCACTTCGGCCattgagaaaaaaatttaagtcCCCCAAGTTGTGAATCCTGGATCCGCCATTGGTCCCAGGAAACTACAGCCATCCTTGAATATGAATTACAAAGAGCAACAAAATATGAGTATAGAACCAAGTCCAGCACTCTATATATGGGTCTTTAACACCAAAACATGCGCCTACTTTTCTGCACTAACAGCATTGCTATAACAAGTTCATTACAGACTAATCCGGCTAATCTGAGTACTGTTAAACTCGATACcctaacaacaacaacaattctATTCGTATTCAATAAGAGATTGAATTTTTACCGCccaattcatacaatgaacaACTCAACCTCAATTCTCTACatgcaaaataaaaattaacaagAACATCAATTCAACAATTCAAATTCGGATTATAAGAACAAACCTGCTAAGGCGATATTGGCAAAACGCTCAATGTTCTTCATCGTTTTTGACGTAAAGAACAGAAATTCAGATCGAATTTGAATCTCACTGAATGTGTTCCCCTCCGCGACGAAACCCTAGAAAAATCAGAATCGAAATTTCGGATGCCCAAATTACAATCTCGAATTTAAAATCGACGGAAATTGCGGTCTGGGTTTGTAAGAGGAGACAAATTACCCGAACCAGTGGGCCGCGTTGCACCTGAATTTTCCACCGGGATTCGTTCCGTACAGATcggatagagagagagagagaattagagagatttgggattttttggattttgattttgataaaatttgcaGAACTAGGGTTTTACCTGTTGAACATTGCCGTGTGGTAATTCAATAGTTGACCAAGCAGACAGTGCTGTGAGGTAGGGGTTGGGTGACAGCCAATGAGAAATGAGAGTTGGTCAGAATGTAGATTCACGAGTGGGTCAAGGATACGTGGGCAGATGTTATTGGCCTGTTTTTACCAATAGTTACGTGGTCGCTGTTGATATCAACATTGCAGATTCGTTAAGCCAGTTACAAAGTTGATGACGGGTTCGGATCTTTTTACACGAGCCACGTAGGTCGATGCCCCGCTTCCAATCAAGTTTTGCCGTGTCGGATATTAGTAGCCTAAACAAATATCCTGCAATTTTACTGGCAGTAATTACTTTCAACCGTGAAACATATTATTCAAAGTACAGTAAATGATAGTTATGATGCACAGTGCCATTGGACAACTCGAAGTATCACATTTCTTAGAAATTATTGCATGCACACATCAATTTAACCGTTATATGTTCCGGCATTAGGACGTGTATTTACATGTCGTACACCGAAAAATAGATAGCATGTTCAAACGGAAATAGACTTTGTTTTAAGTGAGAGAACGAAAAGAGATTGTGAGGACATATGCACAATGGTTATGGTGatatttaaacaaaataaatatagattgTATCATATGGGCACAAGAGACTTCGCTTCATTTGAGAGAACGAAAACAAATCGCGGAGGACAATGAGGGGCAAAGGATTTTGCTATAGTTATGGTATGGGAAGTCATTTTAGTTTTCAGCTCCTAGAAAGAGGTATTTCGAAACGAATACTGAATAACAacataaatttatttaatatAAAATCGTCATTCTTCTTATTTTATATGATACTAGACTCTCGCACCCTTATAATGTAGATGTTAATTTATCGCACGAATTTATtgtgtaaaaataaataaaaaattatttgtcgttacatgttttattttattatttgaagaTTTAttcgttttgatttttttaacacaatttttttatttaattgtaTTTAATAAATACAATATTTtaaacaaaatataatttgGCGATTTTTAAGATATTTACGTCAGAAAATCTTGTATAGACGTCAGGTAAAAAGATCGTGAGACGACACGCTTTTATTTTGGAGCACCTAGGTGAATGTTGCGAATGAAACCACcaaagaaagaaggagaaaaaAGAATAGAAAAAAGGACTGGAAAATATAACAAGGTTGGAGGAGAAGGAGGGAGCAGACACAGCAAAAGGGAATTCCTGCCTCTCTGGAATCCCCAAGAATGGGTCATCAGTTTCAGTACTTCCACCATCTTCAAACAACCCTAAACACTAAACCTCTCTTCTCTTACTCTTCCCACCACCCAATCCCCATCACTTGCTTCTCTCACCGTCCCAACCTCACTCTCTCCTTCCCTCCTTCCCTCTCTACCTACCAAAACCCCTCTACCAAACCCACTAAACCCCTCCGCCTCTCTCTCCCCTCCGCCCTCCGATCTCGCTTTGTCTGCAAATCCAGCGGCTCAGGTAATTTCTCTTCTTTAACTAACTCTACTCGGGTTTTCAATGTCCAAGGATTTAACCAACCTTGTTAACTGTTCAATTTGGCTAGAATTTGATATCCTATCACAGccagaagagagaagaagaccTCACAGACGCGCCAATGGAATCTTCTGGATTTTACTTGTTAACATTGGGATATACTTGGCTGATCATATTTTTCAGGTACTGTGATAAATTATCATTCTTTGTCCAAGTAATTCATGCAGTACTGAACTGTATTTGAGTTTAGGGTGAATTGATTATGTGCTTTTTATCTCTAGGTTCGCGCAGTTAAAATGCTCTACTTGTATCACAGTTACCCTGAATGGTACCAGTTTCTAACTGCAACATTCTGCCATGCTAATTGGTGAGACCTCTAAAACCCAGTATGTCATAATGCTCATGTAACACATTGAGCTTAAGATCTTAATATGCATTCGTTTCAGGAACCATCTTTCGAGCAATCTTTTCTTCTTGTACATTTTCGGTGAGTGTTTGTATGTTTTCCATTTCCAAATAGATTCAATGAAATACTAAATTAGATGCATAAGTTTAGATATGGTAGGTATCCGATAAATAGTGACGGCCTTTTGTTTGTTCTACAGGCAAGCTAGTTGAAGAAGACGAAGGGAATCTCGCGCTGTGGCTTTCTTATATTCTTACAGGTGTTGGAGCAAATCTTGTTTCATGGCTTGTTTTACCAACAAATGCAGTTTCTATTGGAGCTTCTGGTGCCGTCTTTGGACTGTTTACTATCAGTGTCCTTGTAAAGGTATTACTATTTCTGAATTTGTATGACTTGTCGTGAGAGAATCAGTCTATGCTTAACTAACTCACCCCTGTTTTGTTTCATTTAGATGTCCTGGGACTGGAGGAAGATCCTTGAAGT from Argentina anserina chromosome 2, drPotAnse1.1, whole genome shotgun sequence carries:
- the LOC126783576 gene encoding rhomboid-like protein 11, chloroplastic gives rise to the protein MGHQFQYFHHLQTTLNTKPLFSYSSHHPIPITCFSHRPNLTLSFPPSLSTYQNPSTKPTKPLRLSLPSALRSRFVCKSSGSEFDILSQPEERRRPHRRANGIFWILLVNIGIYLADHIFQVRAVKMLYLYHSYPEWYQFLTATFCHANWNHLSSNLFFLYIFGKLVEEDEGNLALWLSYILTGVGANLVSWLVLPTNAVSIGASGAVFGLFTISVLVKMSWDWRKILEVLILGQFVIDKVMEAAQASTGLAVRGGSSLMNVNHIAHLSGALVGVVLVWLLGRIPSEPPEQEGLDLKK